One stretch of Oncorhynchus keta strain PuntledgeMale-10-30-2019 chromosome 18, Oket_V2, whole genome shotgun sequence DNA includes these proteins:
- the LOC118397025 gene encoding nucleotidyltransferase MB21D2-like isoform X2, with protein MHCLLEIKSMVQKLDQKLPVANEYLLLSGGVREGVVDMDLDELSVYARGTDYDMDFTLLVPALKLHDRNQPVTLDMRHSALCHSWLSLRLFDECTINKWKDCCTMVDHINGATNYFFSPTLVADWFYESISVVLVEIQKKPQRGMPRVEKVERNGTIISVILGVGSSRMLYDILPVVSFKGWPAVAQSWLMENHFWDGKITEEEVISGFYLVPTCSHKGRKENEWRLSFARSEVQLKKCISASLMQAYQVCKAIIIKLLSRPKAISPYHLRSMMLWACDRLPATYLSQEDFSAHFLLGLIDDLQNCLVNKMCPNYFIPQCNMLEHLSDETAMLHARKLSSVRSDPAEHLRTTIEHAKAANRLTLDLHWRGSALNLPSPQSDAGGEHQPDDRLAKKLQQLVMENPGKSISVFINPDDVTRPHFRIDDKFF; from the exons ATGCACTGCTTGTTGGAGATTAAAA GTATGGTGCAGAAACTGGACCAGAAGCTCCCTGTGGCCAACGAGTACCTACTGCTGTCAGGTGGTGTGCGAGAGGGTGTGGTCGACATGGACCTAGACGAGCTGAGCGTCTACGCCCGCGGCACCGACTATGACATGGACTTTACCCTCCTCGTGCCTGCGCTCAAGTTGCACGACCGCAACCAGCCGGTGACTTTGGACATGCGCCACTCAGCCCTGTGCCACTCGTGGCTGAGCCTGCGCCTCTTCGACGAGTGCACCATCAACAAGTGGAAGGACTGCTGCACCATGGTAGACCACATCAACGGCGCCACCAACTACTTTTTCTCACCCACGCTGGTGGCTGACTGGTTCTACGAGTCAATCAGTGTGGTCCTGGTGGAGATCCAGAAGAAGCCCCAGCGCGGCATGCCCCGCGTGGAGAAGGTGGAGCGGAACGGCACCATCATCTCCGTCATCCTGGGCGTGGGCAGCAGCCGCATGCTCTATGACATCTTGCCTGTGGTCTCCTTCAAGGGATGGCCGGCGGTGGCCCAGAGCTGGCTGATGGAGAACCACTTCTGGGACGGCAAGATCACAGAGGAGGAGGTGATCAGCGGCTTCTACCTGGTGCCTACCTGCTCCCACAAGGGCCGTAAGGAGAATGAGTGGCGCCTGTCGTTCGCCCGCAGCGAAGTGCAGCTCAAGAAGTGCATCTCGGCCAGCCTGATGCAGGCCTACCAGGTGTGCAAGGCCATCATTATCAAGCTGCTGTCAAGGCCCAAGGCCATCAGCCCCTACCACCTGCGCAGCATGATGCTGTGGGCCTGCGATCGGCTCCCCGCCACCTACCTGTCCCAGGAAGACTTCTCAGCCCACTTCCTGCTAGGCCTCATCGATGATCTGCAGAACTGCCTGGTCAACAAGATGTGCCCCAACTACTTCATCCCGCAGTGCAACATGCTGGAACACCTCTCGGATGAGACGGCCATGCTCCACGCCCGCAAGCTCAGCTCGGTGCGCTCTGACCCGGCCGAGCACCTGCGCACCACTATCGAGCATGCCAAGGCGGCCAACCGGCTGACCCTGGACCTGCATTGGCGCGGCAGCGCCTTAAACCTGCCGTCGCCACAGTCGGACGCGGGCGGCGAGCACCAGCCAGATGACCGATTGGCTAAGAAGCTGCAGCAGTTGGTGATGGAGAACCCCGGCAAGTCCATCTCGGTGTTCATCAACCCCGACGATGTGACGCGGCCGCACTTCCGCATCGACGACAAGTTCTTCTGA
- the LOC118397025 gene encoding nucleotidyltransferase MB21D2-like isoform X1, with protein sequence MAAPDLTSRAGSVNSLGNSPTATPSSTTNNNKIIPSYLELDFRSGARIEDLNRLIQEFSKHDQREYDDQRALEIHTAKDFIFSMLGMVQKLDQKLPVANEYLLLSGGVREGVVDMDLDELSVYARGTDYDMDFTLLVPALKLHDRNQPVTLDMRHSALCHSWLSLRLFDECTINKWKDCCTMVDHINGATNYFFSPTLVADWFYESISVVLVEIQKKPQRGMPRVEKVERNGTIISVILGVGSSRMLYDILPVVSFKGWPAVAQSWLMENHFWDGKITEEEVISGFYLVPTCSHKGRKENEWRLSFARSEVQLKKCISASLMQAYQVCKAIIIKLLSRPKAISPYHLRSMMLWACDRLPATYLSQEDFSAHFLLGLIDDLQNCLVNKMCPNYFIPQCNMLEHLSDETAMLHARKLSSVRSDPAEHLRTTIEHAKAANRLTLDLHWRGSALNLPSPQSDAGGEHQPDDRLAKKLQQLVMENPGKSISVFINPDDVTRPHFRIDDKFF encoded by the exons ATGGCGGCCCCTGATCTAACCAGCCGGGCTGGGTCCGTAAATAGCTTGGGAAACAGCCCCACTGCGACTCCCAGCTCCACGACCAATAACAACAAGATCATCCCAAGCTACCTCGAGCTCGATTTCAGGTCCGGGGCCAGAATCGAGGATTTGAACCGATTGATTCAGGAATTTAGTAAACACGATCAGCGAGAATATGACGACCAGCGAGCGCTCGAGATCCACACCGCCAAAGATTTCATTTTCTCCATGCTCG GTATGGTGCAGAAACTGGACCAGAAGCTCCCTGTGGCCAACGAGTACCTACTGCTGTCAGGTGGTGTGCGAGAGGGTGTGGTCGACATGGACCTAGACGAGCTGAGCGTCTACGCCCGCGGCACCGACTATGACATGGACTTTACCCTCCTCGTGCCTGCGCTCAAGTTGCACGACCGCAACCAGCCGGTGACTTTGGACATGCGCCACTCAGCCCTGTGCCACTCGTGGCTGAGCCTGCGCCTCTTCGACGAGTGCACCATCAACAAGTGGAAGGACTGCTGCACCATGGTAGACCACATCAACGGCGCCACCAACTACTTTTTCTCACCCACGCTGGTGGCTGACTGGTTCTACGAGTCAATCAGTGTGGTCCTGGTGGAGATCCAGAAGAAGCCCCAGCGCGGCATGCCCCGCGTGGAGAAGGTGGAGCGGAACGGCACCATCATCTCCGTCATCCTGGGCGTGGGCAGCAGCCGCATGCTCTATGACATCTTGCCTGTGGTCTCCTTCAAGGGATGGCCGGCGGTGGCCCAGAGCTGGCTGATGGAGAACCACTTCTGGGACGGCAAGATCACAGAGGAGGAGGTGATCAGCGGCTTCTACCTGGTGCCTACCTGCTCCCACAAGGGCCGTAAGGAGAATGAGTGGCGCCTGTCGTTCGCCCGCAGCGAAGTGCAGCTCAAGAAGTGCATCTCGGCCAGCCTGATGCAGGCCTACCAGGTGTGCAAGGCCATCATTATCAAGCTGCTGTCAAGGCCCAAGGCCATCAGCCCCTACCACCTGCGCAGCATGATGCTGTGGGCCTGCGATCGGCTCCCCGCCACCTACCTGTCCCAGGAAGACTTCTCAGCCCACTTCCTGCTAGGCCTCATCGATGATCTGCAGAACTGCCTGGTCAACAAGATGTGCCCCAACTACTTCATCCCGCAGTGCAACATGCTGGAACACCTCTCGGATGAGACGGCCATGCTCCACGCCCGCAAGCTCAGCTCGGTGCGCTCTGACCCGGCCGAGCACCTGCGCACCACTATCGAGCATGCCAAGGCGGCCAACCGGCTGACCCTGGACCTGCATTGGCGCGGCAGCGCCTTAAACCTGCCGTCGCCACAGTCGGACGCGGGCGGCGAGCACCAGCCAGATGACCGATTGGCTAAGAAGCTGCAGCAGTTGGTGATGGAGAACCCCGGCAAGTCCATCTCGGTGTTCATCAACCCCGACGATGTGACGCGGCCGCACTTCCGCATCGACGACAAGTTCTTCTGA